Proteins encoded in a region of the Halothiobacillus diazotrophicus genome:
- a CDS encoding ABC transporter ATP-binding protein, whose protein sequence is MAPVTANTDPDVLLRIEGVSKVFDGVVKAVDNVSLTVPKGKIYALVGSSGCGKSTLLRMLAGFETPTSGRIYLSGQDITDLTPYQRPVNMMFQSYALFPHLSVWDNVAFGLRRDGLRKGELAERVDAMLNLVQLSKYGKRKPHQLSGGQQQRVALARSLAKRPTLLLLDEPLGALDKKLRETTQFELVNIIEQVGVTCVLVTHDQEEAMTMACSIAVMDEGSLLQVGTPDEIYETPNSRFVASFIGNVNIFEGTVVEDEPDHITVRCAECMHYVGHGITGSPGMEVAVVLRPEKIQLTRERPADEYNWCAGEVVEIAYFGAHSTYHIKLPTGMILKVQQSNLTRKAADDLTWGDHVYAHWTRDAMVVLTE, encoded by the coding sequence ATGGCGCCGGTAACAGCCAATACGGACCCCGATGTTTTGTTGCGAATCGAAGGTGTCAGCAAGGTTTTCGACGGTGTCGTCAAGGCCGTCGACAATGTCTCGTTGACCGTTCCCAAGGGCAAGATCTACGCCCTCGTCGGCAGCTCGGGCTGCGGCAAATCGACCCTGTTGCGGATGCTGGCCGGATTCGAGACCCCGACCAGCGGTCGGATTTACCTGTCGGGTCAGGATATTACCGATCTGACGCCGTACCAGCGTCCGGTCAACATGATGTTCCAGTCCTATGCGCTGTTTCCGCACCTGAGCGTTTGGGACAACGTGGCCTTCGGCCTGCGGCGCGACGGCCTTCGCAAGGGCGAACTCGCCGAGCGCGTCGATGCCATGCTCAATCTGGTCCAGCTGTCCAAATATGGCAAGCGCAAGCCGCATCAGTTGTCGGGCGGTCAGCAACAGCGCGTCGCCCTGGCACGGAGCCTGGCGAAACGCCCGACCCTGCTTCTGCTCGACGAACCACTGGGCGCTCTGGACAAGAAGCTCCGGGAAACCACGCAGTTCGAACTCGTGAACATCATCGAGCAGGTCGGCGTGACCTGCGTGCTGGTGACGCACGATCAGGAAGAGGCCATGACCATGGCCTGCAGCATTGCGGTCATGGACGAAGGCTCGCTCCTGCAGGTCGGTACGCCGGACGAGATCTACGAAACGCCCAATAGCCGTTTTGTCGCCAGCTTCATCGGCAACGTGAACATCTTCGAGGGCACCGTGGTCGAGGACGAGCCCGACCACATTACCGTGCGCTGTGCGGAATGCATGCATTACGTCGGTCATGGCATTACCGGCTCGCCCGGCATGGAGGTCGCCGTGGTACTGCGTCCCGAGAAAATCCAGCTGACCCGGGAGCGGCCGGCGGACGAATACAATTGGTGCGCCGGCGAGGTGGTCGAGATCGCCTATTTCGGGGCGCATTCCACCTATCACATCAAGTTGCCCACGGGCATGATCCTCAAGGTGCAGCAGTCCAATCTGACGCGGAAGGCGGCGGATGACCTGACCTGGGGCGATCATGTGTACGCCCATTGGACCCGCGACGCCATGGTCGTTCTGACCGAGTAA
- a CDS encoding polyamine ABC transporter substrate-binding protein, whose protein sequence is MKSLFKKQLLGGMAVVAFAAGLAPIASAEEEKVLNIYNWSDYIAPDTISNFEKETGIKVHYDNYDSNETLHAKLVAGHTGYDIVVPSANWAELQIKGGLFQKLDKSKLPNWKHIDPTILEKLAAVDPGNQHLVNWLWGYTTVGINVDKVKKALGDTPMPKSAWDLIFDPKYASKLKSCGISVLDSAYEVLPAALHSMNMNPFSNKKSDYEAAFKKIEKIRPYIKEFSSSSYIDDLANGSLCVSLGWSGDMSQSAQRAVDSKNGQKIQVLIPENGGLAFFDSMAIPADAPHPENALKWMNYILQPKVDASLTNAVLYANPNKDSLPYVDPSVANNKTVFLSEENLKKLVTPKAVNSETRRLMTRLYTKFKTGS, encoded by the coding sequence ATGAAATCACTGTTCAAGAAACAATTGCTCGGCGGGATGGCCGTCGTCGCGTTCGCCGCGGGCCTGGCGCCGATCGCCAGTGCGGAAGAGGAAAAGGTCCTCAACATCTACAACTGGTCCGATTACATCGCACCGGACACCATTTCGAATTTCGAAAAGGAAACCGGCATCAAGGTCCACTACGACAACTACGACAGCAACGAAACGCTGCATGCCAAGCTGGTTGCCGGCCACACCGGCTACGACATCGTCGTACCCTCCGCCAACTGGGCCGAACTTCAGATCAAGGGCGGTCTGTTCCAGAAGCTCGACAAGAGCAAGCTGCCGAACTGGAAGCACATCGATCCGACCATTCTCGAAAAACTGGCCGCCGTCGATCCGGGCAACCAGCATCTCGTGAACTGGCTGTGGGGCTACACCACCGTCGGTATCAACGTCGACAAGGTCAAGAAGGCACTGGGCGACACGCCGATGCCGAAGAGCGCCTGGGATCTGATCTTCGATCCGAAGTATGCGAGCAAGCTGAAGTCCTGCGGCATTTCCGTTCTGGACTCCGCCTATGAAGTGCTGCCGGCAGCGCTGCATTCCATGAACATGAATCCGTTCTCCAACAAGAAGTCCGATTACGAGGCGGCCTTCAAGAAAATCGAGAAGATCCGTCCGTACATCAAGGAATTCTCCTCTTCCAGCTACATCGACGATCTGGCCAACGGTTCCCTGTGCGTGTCTCTCGGCTGGTCCGGCGACATGAGCCAGTCCGCGCAGCGTGCCGTCGACAGCAAGAACGGTCAGAAAATCCAGGTCCTGATTCCGGAAAACGGTGGTCTGGCCTTCTTCGACAGCATGGCGATTCCGGCCGATGCCCCGCACCCGGAAAACGCGCTCAAGTGGATGAACTACATTCTCCAGCCGAAGGTCGACGCGTCTCTGACCAATGCGGTTCTGTACGCCAACCCGAACAAGGATTCGCTGCCGTATGTCGATCCGAGCGTAGCCAACAACAAGACTGTCTTCCTGTCTGAGGAAAACCTGAAGAAACTGGTGACCCCGAAGGCCGTCAACAGCGAAACCCGTCGTCTGATGACCCGCCTGTACACCAAGTTCAAGACAGGTTCTTGA
- a CDS encoding aspartate aminotransferase family protein produces the protein MNQTTNEENTMSLTTREVQALDSAHYMHPFTDHQSLAGKGARVITRGKGVYVWDSEDNEIFDGMSGLWCVNVGYGRQELVEAAARQMEVLPYYNSFFQTTNLPAAQLAERIVGLAGARFSHVFFSSSGSESNDTNVRLVRHYWATLGQPERNVIISRKNAYHGSTVCGAALGGMSGMHAQGGPMVPGIEHIQQPYHFELAPDMDRDAFGIEAAGWLEQKILAVGPEKVAAFIGEPVQGAGGVIIPPKTYWPEIQRICDKYGILLICDEVICGFGRLGAWFSAEMMGAKPDLITFAKGVTSGYIPLGGVVVGKRVADVVIGQGGEFNHGYTYSGHPVACAVALANLDIIEREGLVDRVREETGPYLAEQFAALSEHPLVAGAETFGMVGGLVLMKDKASRTPFDSSLEVGMICRDHCFANGLVMRAVGDRMIIAPPLVCTKSDIDELIKRVRICLDATLKDIQSRGWMDAGHSAG, from the coding sequence ATGAATCAGACGACGAACGAGGAGAACACCATGTCGCTAACCACCCGTGAAGTACAGGCCCTGGACTCGGCACACTACATGCATCCCTTTACGGATCATCAATCGCTGGCGGGCAAGGGTGCACGGGTCATCACCCGTGGGAAAGGCGTCTATGTCTGGGATTCCGAGGACAACGAGATATTCGATGGCATGTCCGGATTGTGGTGTGTCAACGTGGGCTACGGGCGCCAGGAACTGGTGGAAGCGGCCGCGCGCCAGATGGAAGTGCTCCCGTATTACAACAGTTTCTTCCAGACGACGAACCTTCCGGCGGCCCAACTGGCAGAGCGCATCGTCGGCCTAGCAGGCGCGCGTTTTTCCCATGTGTTCTTCAGCTCCTCCGGTTCGGAATCCAACGATACCAATGTGCGTCTCGTGCGCCATTATTGGGCAACGCTTGGTCAACCGGAGCGCAATGTCATCATCAGCCGGAAGAATGCCTATCACGGCTCGACCGTCTGCGGCGCCGCCCTGGGCGGCATGTCGGGCATGCATGCGCAGGGTGGTCCGATGGTGCCGGGGATCGAGCATATCCAGCAGCCCTATCACTTCGAGCTGGCACCGGACATGGATCGGGATGCCTTCGGTATCGAGGCGGCCGGCTGGCTGGAGCAGAAGATTCTGGCGGTCGGTCCCGAGAAGGTGGCAGCCTTCATTGGCGAGCCGGTCCAAGGGGCGGGCGGCGTGATCATCCCGCCGAAAACCTATTGGCCGGAGATTCAGCGGATCTGCGACAAGTACGGGATCCTGCTGATCTGCGACGAGGTGATCTGCGGCTTCGGACGTCTCGGCGCCTGGTTCAGCGCCGAAATGATGGGCGCGAAGCCGGATCTGATCACCTTTGCCAAGGGCGTCACTTCGGGGTATATACCGCTCGGCGGCGTCGTGGTCGGCAAGCGGGTGGCCGATGTCGTGATCGGACAGGGGGGCGAATTCAATCATGGCTACACCTATTCCGGTCACCCGGTGGCCTGTGCGGTGGCGTTGGCCAATCTCGATATCATCGAGCGCGAGGGGCTGGTGGATCGGGTGCGCGAGGAAACGGGCCCCTATCTGGCCGAACAGTTCGCCGCGTTGTCCGAGCATCCCCTGGTCGCCGGCGCGGAAACGTTCGGCATGGTGGGCGGCCTCGTGCTGATGAAGGACAAGGCAAGCAGGACGCCCTTCGATTCGTCGTTGGAAGTTGGCATGATTTGCCGGGATCATTGCTTCGCCAACGGGCTGGTGATGCGGGCCGTGGGTGACCGGATGATCATCGCGCCACCGTTGGTCTGCACCAAATCGGACATCGATGAACTGATCAAGCGGGTACGCATTTGCCTGGATGCGACCCTGAAGGACATACAGTCGCGAGGCTGGATGGATGCAGGCCACTCGGCGGGGTGA
- a CDS encoding glutamine synthetase family protein, producing the protein MTDRRNFSHRDMDQWLAERSVTEIECLVPDLTGVARGKILPREKFTEERAMRLPEQVLGVTVTGEAPANHSGYDNVFGFTDKDMVLVPDPGTVRLVPWAADPTAQVIMDCLFHDGSPVDFAPRNVLRKVTDLYKQMGWTPIVAPELEFYLLARNTDPNQPLVPPIGRSGRAETSRQLYSIDAVNEFDPLFEDIYEYCDIMGLELDTLIHEFGAGQMEINFLHDEPMILADKVFFFKRTLREVALRHNMYATFMAKPMAHEPGSAMHIHQSVLDTKTGLNIFSNPDGTESPLFQHYIAGLQKYLPSAMALLAPYVNSYRRVVRGGAAPINIEWGYDNRTVGIRVPISDAEARRVENRVVGADANPYLAMAVTLACGYLGIKEQLTPSAVTTGSAYDANYQLPRGLSEALRMLDASLPLREVLGDNFIDVYVAVKETEHEEFMRVISPWEREHLLMHV; encoded by the coding sequence ATGACCGACCGTAGAAACTTTTCCCATCGCGACATGGATCAGTGGCTTGCCGAGCGCAGTGTCACGGAAATCGAATGCCTGGTGCCCGATCTCACCGGCGTGGCGCGCGGCAAGATCCTGCCGCGAGAGAAGTTCACCGAGGAACGGGCCATGCGCCTGCCCGAGCAGGTGCTCGGGGTGACGGTGACGGGCGAAGCGCCGGCAAACCACAGCGGGTACGACAACGTCTTCGGTTTCACCGACAAGGACATGGTGCTGGTACCGGACCCGGGCACGGTGCGGCTCGTGCCCTGGGCCGCGGATCCGACCGCCCAGGTCATCATGGATTGCCTGTTCCACGACGGATCTCCCGTGGATTTCGCCCCGCGCAACGTCCTGCGCAAGGTCACCGATCTGTACAAGCAGATGGGTTGGACGCCGATCGTGGCACCGGAACTCGAGTTCTACCTGCTGGCGCGCAATACCGATCCGAACCAGCCGCTGGTCCCGCCGATCGGCCGCAGCGGCCGCGCCGAGACCAGCCGTCAGCTCTACAGCATCGATGCCGTGAACGAATTCGACCCGCTGTTCGAGGACATCTACGAATACTGCGACATCATGGGGCTGGAACTCGATACGCTGATCCACGAATTCGGCGCAGGTCAGATGGAAATCAACTTCCTGCACGACGAACCCATGATCCTCGCCGACAAGGTGTTCTTCTTCAAACGCACCCTGCGCGAAGTGGCGCTGCGTCACAACATGTATGCCACGTTCATGGCCAAGCCCATGGCCCACGAGCCGGGATCGGCCATGCACATCCACCAAAGCGTGCTGGATACCAAGACGGGGCTGAACATCTTCAGCAATCCGGATGGGACCGAGTCCCCGCTGTTCCAGCACTACATCGCCGGGCTGCAAAAGTACCTGCCATCGGCGATGGCGTTGCTGGCGCCCTACGTCAACTCCTATCGCCGGGTCGTCCGCGGCGGCGCCGCGCCCATCAATATCGAATGGGGCTACGACAACCGTACCGTCGGGATCCGGGTGCCCATTTCGGACGCCGAGGCGCGCCGCGTCGAGAACCGCGTGGTGGGCGCAGACGCCAACCCGTATCTGGCGATGGCCGTTACCCTGGCCTGCGGTTACCTCGGCATCAAGGAACAGCTGACGCCCAGTGCCGTCACGACGGGGAGTGCCTACGACGCGAATTACCAGTTACCGCGCGGTCTGTCCGAGGCGTTGCGCATGCTGGATGCCTCCCTGCCATTGCGCGAAGTGCTCGGGGACAACTTCATCGACGTCTACGTCGCCGTGAAGGAAACCGAGCATGAGGAATTCATGCGGGTCATCAGTCCCTGGGAACGCGAGCATCTGTTGATGCACGTGTGA
- a CDS encoding gamma-glutamyl-gamma-aminobutyrate hydrolase family protein has product MGQNRQPVVLLAADYRQIDKQSFHVAGGKYVAAVAKAVPALPLIAPALGADSDIESLLACADGILLPGAVSNVHPSHFDQDVLNPALPLDPARDGLTLRLIGAAVEAGVPLLGICRGFQEINVAFGGSLHQAVHEQPGMADHREPDSPEQSEQYAQVHPVTTVPGGLLAEITGCSEFMVNSLHGQGIDRLGAGLVAEAHAPDGLIEAVRIAGAKSFALAVQWHPEWNVLNTPPYLAIFRAFGDACRARVAQREA; this is encoded by the coding sequence ATGGGTCAAAACCGTCAACCTGTCGTTCTGCTGGCTGCGGATTATCGGCAGATCGATAAGCAGTCCTTCCATGTGGCCGGGGGCAAGTACGTGGCCGCCGTCGCCAAGGCCGTACCCGCGTTGCCACTCATCGCACCGGCGCTGGGTGCCGACAGTGATATCGAATCCCTGCTGGCCTGCGCCGACGGCATCCTCCTGCCGGGCGCGGTGTCGAACGTGCACCCGTCGCATTTCGATCAGGACGTCCTGAATCCGGCATTACCGCTCGATCCGGCGCGGGATGGCCTGACCTTGCGGCTGATCGGCGCGGCGGTCGAGGCGGGCGTACCCCTGCTGGGCATTTGCCGGGGCTTTCAGGAAATCAACGTGGCGTTCGGCGGCAGCCTGCATCAGGCGGTTCACGAGCAGCCGGGCATGGCGGATCACCGGGAGCCCGACAGCCCCGAACAGAGCGAGCAATACGCCCAAGTCCATCCGGTGACGACGGTGCCCGGTGGTCTGCTGGCGGAAATCACCGGCTGCAGCGAATTCATGGTCAACTCCCTGCATGGCCAGGGCATTGATCGACTGGGTGCCGGGCTCGTCGCCGAAGCCCATGCGCCCGACGGTCTTATCGAGGCCGTACGAATCGCCGGGGCCAAGTCTTTTGCCCTGGCGGTGCAGTGGCACCCCGAGTGGAACGTGCTGAATACCCCGCCCTATCTGGCAATATTCCGTGCCTTCGGCGATGCGTGCCGCGCCCGGGTCGCGCAGCGTGAAGCATGA